The proteins below are encoded in one region of Homalodisca vitripennis isolate AUS2020 unplaced genomic scaffold, UT_GWSS_2.1 ScUCBcl_1234;HRSCAF=4599, whole genome shotgun sequence:
- the LOC124371355 gene encoding poly [ADP-ribose] polymerase tankyrase-1-like produces the protein MYESIKELRWDTKMLTVKGNDGHEQSNHRLGSDVRRGDVTKTDGRLCIIPSSITYLPAYVKLLVKNGADPNRECNEHLTPTALAIIEDNSEMLTLLISLGADPDRIVELDGEQVTLLQLAVSLYNFKIVRLLLENGADPDKSAPATGETALHVAARARPLERRKLIALQSTLYTLIARGASLETTRNDGFTPLQVAILYRRYDEARILIIGGSRLNSTIERGEFRGRTSFHLAASSLDVDLIDLCLKYGADVNVCDRHDGIDLPASTLMAAIYDFKDKGVDNSEVVVEILKMFTRCNFPVNVIQDFWECVKIFTLKIKSRIVFKMLDSALNTQNDFLIKLMHRDVRCIEKIVAAGAELRCCSLGTPFPLNYIASKGDARIMIILLSGGVQTNRLDESGETALHKAASMGYVDCCRLLLEYGAIYNYKSRHKCHRTPAQLAKFVGHTGVTSLLSTIDRYSKRLQIGKFKQPNPDDELFTAVMNCRSSGGTTLLGSAVHLALKREAEILMGLRLGMSDGDS, from the coding sequence ACAAAAACGGACGGACGCCTTTGCATTATTCCGTCTTCAATAACCTACCTACCCGCCTATGTGAAACTTCTGGTTAAGAACGGTGCCGACCCGAACCGCGAGTGCAACGAACATCTTACACCAACAGCACTCGCCATCATCGAAGACAATTCAGAGATGCTGACACTCCTAATATCTCTCGGAGCCGACCCTGACCGTATCGTAGAGTTGGATGGCGAGCAGGTGACGCTTCTGCAGCTCGCAGTgagtttgtacaattttaaaatcgtaCGGCTGTTGTTGGAGAATGGTGCGGATCCAGACAAAAGTGCCCCCGCGACGGGAGAAACAGCGTTACACGTCGCCGCACGCGCCCGTCCACTCGAGAGAAGAAAGCTGATAGCTCTGCAATCCACGTTGTACACATTGATTGCGCGCGGCGCCTCACTCGAGACGACACGAAACGATGGTTTTACCCCATTACAGGTGGCCATATTGTATAGGAGATATGATGAGGCAAGGATTTTAATCATCGGCGGATCAAGACTGAACAGTACAATCGAACGAGGTGAATTTCGGGGGCGTACGTCATTTCATTTAGCTGCAAGTTCGCTGGACGTCGATTTGATCGATCTCTGTTTGAAGTATGGAGCCGACGTGAACGTGTGTGACAGGCACGACGGGATAGACCTTCCGGCCAGTACTTTGATGGCCGCGATATACGATTTTAAAGATAAAGGAGTGGACAATTCCGAAGTCGtggtggaaattttaaaaatgttcacgaGGTGCAACTTTCCAGTCAATGTTATACAGGATTTTTGGgagtgtgttaaaatatttacattaaaaataaaatctagaattgtctttaaaatgttgGATTCTGCACTAAACACGCAAAATGactttttaatcaaattgatgcACCGGGATGTAAGGTGTATTGAGAAGATCGTCGCAGCGGGTGCCGAACTAAGGTGTTGCAGCCTAGGAACCCCGTTTCCTCTCAATTATATCGCCTCGAAAGGGGACGCGAGGATAATGATAATACTTCTGAGCGGAGGCGTACAGACAAACCGCTTGGATGAAAGCGGAGAGACCGCCCTGCACAAAGCGGCGAGTATGGGTTACGTCGACTGCTGTCGTCTGTTGCTGGAGTATGGGGCGATATACAACTACAAAAGTCGTCACAAGTGTCATAGGACGCCCGCACAGTTGGCGAAGTTCGTTGGGCACACGGGGGTGACATCGTTGTTGTCCACCATTGACAGATATTCCAAGCGACTGCAGATTGGTAAATTTAAACAGCCCAACCCCGACGACGAACTGTTTACTGCCGTTATGAACTGTCGTTCCAGTGGAGGAACCACCCTGCTAGGAAGCGCCGTCCACCTCGCATTGAAAAGAGAAGCCGAAATTTTGATGGGTCTAAGGTTAGGAATGAGTGATGGTGATTCATAA